The following coding sequences are from one Lolium rigidum isolate FL_2022 chromosome 6, APGP_CSIRO_Lrig_0.1, whole genome shotgun sequence window:
- the LOC124667466 gene encoding membrane protein PM19L — translation MANAGLKPVAGMLLVLNFCMYLIVAAVGGWAINHAINNGFFIDSGLALPAHFSPIYFPMGNAATGFFVIFAVISSVVGMAAALAGFHHVRAWSHESLPAAASSAFIAWTLTLLAMGLAVKEIDLHGRNARLITMEAFTIILSGTQLFYILAIHGGR, via the exons ATGGCGAACGCTGGGCTGAAGCCGGTGGCCGGCATGCTCCTGGTGCTCAACTTCTGCATGTACCTCATCGTCGCCGCGGTCGGGGGCTGGGCCATCAACCACGCCATCAACAACGGCTTCTTCATAG ATTCCGGGCTGGCGCTGCCGGCGCACTTCTCCCCGATCTACTTCCCGATGGGAAATGCGGCGACCGGGTTCTTCGTCATCTTCGCGGTGATCTCCAGCGTGGTTGGCATGGCGGCGGCGCTTGCTGGGTTCCACCATGTCAGGGCGTGGAGCCACGAGAGCctgccggcggcggcctcctccgcgtTCATTGCCTGGACGCTCACACTGCTTGCCATGGG ACTGGCCGTCAAGGAGATTGACCTGCACGGCAGGAATGCTAGACTG ATAACCATGGAGGCTTTCACCATCATACTCTCGGGGACGCAGCTCTTCTACATACTCGCTATCCACGGAGGGAGGTGA